The following coding sequences are from one Procambarus clarkii isolate CNS0578487 chromosome 86, FALCON_Pclarkii_2.0, whole genome shotgun sequence window:
- the LOC123767761 gene encoding U-scoloptoxin(16)-Er13a, with translation MGHLLRVAVLAACLSLVMADVWHEHAQDPNNPDHCLVSVPFGTEWQGPGCATARCHGPPGDATVSYYSCGKIIVAPPCYVTEIDNSKPHPECCPHAVCPKN, from the exons ATGGGTCATCTCTTACGCGTGGCGGTGCTGGCCGCCTGCCTCTCCCTCGTCATGGCTGACGTATGGCATGAGCATGCTCAAGACCCAA ACAACCCGGACCACTGCCTGGTGAGCGTGCCATTTGGCACCGAGTGGCAGGGACCAGGCTGCGCCACAGCAAGGTGCCATGGCCCACCAGGGGACGCCACAGTCAGTTATTACTC GTGTGGGAAGATAATTGTGGCGCCTCCGTGTTATGTCACAGAGATTGACAACTCCAAACCTCACCCCGAGTGCTGTCCCCATGCTGTCTGCCCTAAAAATTAG
- the LOC138358797 gene encoding phospholipid scramblase-like has translation MEHVGLQEPNMEHVGLQEPNIEHVGLQEPNMEHVGLQEPNIEHVGLQEPNMEHVGLQEPNIENVGLQEPNIEHVGLQEPNMEHVGLQEPNIEHVGLQEPNMEHVGLQEPNIEHVGLQEPNIEHVGLQEPNIEHVGLQEPNMEHVGLQEPNMEHVGLQEPNMEHVGLQEPNMEHVGLQDTEKE, from the coding sequence ATGGAGCATGTTGGTCTACAAGAACCCAACATGGAGCATGTTGGTCTACAAGAACCCAACATAGAGCATGTTGGTCTACAAGAACCCAACATGGAGCATGTTGGTCTACAAGAACCCAACATAGAGCATGTTGGTCTACAAGAACCCAACATGGAGCATGTTGGTCTACAAGAACCCAACATAGAGAATGTTGGTCTACAAGAACCCAACATAGAGCATGTTGGTCTACAAGAACCCAACATGGAGCATGTTGGTCTACAAGAACCCAACATAGAGCATGTTGGTCTACAAGAACCCAACATGGAGCATGTTGGTCTACAAGAACCCAACATAGAGCATGTTGGTCTACAAGAACCCAACATAGAGCATGTTGGTCTACAAGAACCCAACATAGAGCATGTTGGTCTACAAGAACCCAACATGGAGCATGTTGGTCTACAAGAACCCAACATGGAGCATGTTGGTCTACAAGAACCCAACATGGAGCATGTTGGTCTACAAGAACCCAACATGGAGCATGTTGGTCTACAAGACACAGAGAAGGAATAG